The Siniperca chuatsi isolate FFG_IHB_CAS linkage group LG17, ASM2008510v1, whole genome shotgun sequence genomic sequence ACCTGGACCAAGAGGCCCCCCTGGGCCCGCAGGACTTCCAGGGAAACCTGGAGTGGGCAAGCCAGGTCTCAATGGCCAGCCAGGCCCTCAGGGCCCTTCTGGCTTTCCAGGAATTGGTAAGCCTGGACTTCCAGGTCTCCCAGGAAAGATTGGGCCAAAGGGGATGCCAGGGCTTAATGGCGAGGTTGGCCCTCGTGGTGAACCAGGTGCCAGAGGTCTTCCAGGGCAGCCCGGCCTTCCTGGCCCAGCTGGCCTGTCTCTGAATGGGAAACCTGGGCTTCCAGGCATCAGAGGCCCTCCTGGGTCTCGGGGAGAACCAGGAATAAAGGGTCTTGCTGGCCCACCAGGTGAGCGTGGGCTTAAGGGCGAGAATGGAAATGGGAAGCCAGGGCCTTCAGGTATAAGGGGTCCTCCTGGGTTGAAAGGCAATGCAGGACCACCTGGTCTTCCAGGTATAGGCAAACCAGGACTAAAAGGTTTGCCTGGACTGCCTGGTCTTAAAGGTGATCAAGGACTCCCAGGGGATCGAGGAGAACCAGGAGAGGCTGGGGCTCCAGGTCTACAAGGTCTGCCAGGACCAGTTGGGTTAGGGAAGCCTGGGCTAGACGGACTGCCTGGAGCACCAGGTCCACTAGGTCCGAAAGGTGAGGCAGGGCCCAGGGGTTCTCCTGGATTTCCTGGGACTCCTGGCTATGGAAAACCTGGTCTAAGTGGGCCAAAAGGAGAAAAGGGTCATGGTGGGTTGCCTGGTCTCCCAGGGGACAAAGGAGATCAAGGAATGGTGGGCCTAATTGGGGAACCAGGCCTTGATGGACAACCAGGACCACCGGGACTTCAAGGCCCAATGGGACTCCCAGGAAAACACGGAATGCCAGGACAGAAAGGAGAGCTGGGGCCTCAGGGTCCTCCAGGACTGCCTGGCCTCAGAGGTGACCAGGGCCCCAATGGACCCTCTGGAAAACCTGGCATCCCTGGGGAAAAAGGCATCCCTGGGCCTAATGGTCCTATTGGAAAACCTGGACCCAAAGGTGAGGCAGGGCATATTGGCCTACCTGGTAATCCAGGGTTGACAGGTGTTCCAGGGCCAAAAGGTGAGATAGGGTTTATAGGGACTCCAGGCCCCAGGGGCCAGTCAGGCATTCCTGGTCTTCAGGGGCCCATGGGTCCCATGGGGCCACAGGGTGTCCCTGGCCTGAAGGGCGAACCCGGACTTCCAGGGCCTCAAGGTCTGGGGAAGTTGGGAGAGAAAGGAGCTATAGGTCCCCAAGGTCCTCCAGGGAAACCAGGCCCTGCTGGGCTTAATGGTAATGCTGGCCCTCCGGGGCCTCCAGGGCCCCCTGGTCCTCCGGGAAATGGCCAAACAGTTGTTGCAGGGCCAACAGATTCAGAGTTGGAAGGGGATGAAGTACCAGGGGACAGGAAGGGGCCTGCATACAGTCAAGTTCCACTCTCTGCCTCTGTGGCACCAGCCTTCACGGCCATCCTCACCACacctttccctccctctgccaTGCCAATCAAATTTGACAGGACCCTGTACAACGGGCAAAATGCCTACAGCTCTGCTACTGGCATGTTCACTGCTCCTTTATCTGGTGTCTACTACTTTGCATATCACATGCATGTAAAGGGAACTAGCCTGTGGGTGGCACTGTACAAGAACAATGTACCAGCCACTTACACCTATGATGAATACAAGAAAGGCTACATGGACCAAGCGTCCGGTAGTGCTGTCCTAGAGTTGAAGGAGGGTGACCAGGTATGGGTCCAGATGCCCTCGGATCAGGCAAATGGCCTCTATTCTACCGAGTATATCCACTCCTCCTTCTCAGGATTCCTGCTCTGTCCC encodes the following:
- the col8a2 gene encoding collagen alpha-2(VIII) chain, whose protein sequence is MLVTMLLAPVCVLLMLGARALAGGYPPIPHMKYMQPMMKGPIGPPFREGKGHYVDMPPMMEVKGEPGPQGKPGPRGPPGPAGLPGKPGVGKPGLNGQPGPQGPSGFPGIGKPGLPGLPGKIGPKGMPGLNGEVGPRGEPGARGLPGQPGLPGPAGLSLNGKPGLPGIRGPPGSRGEPGIKGLAGPPGERGLKGENGNGKPGPSGIRGPPGLKGNAGPPGLPGIGKPGLKGLPGLPGLKGDQGLPGDRGEPGEAGAPGLQGLPGPVGLGKPGLDGLPGAPGPLGPKGEAGPRGSPGFPGTPGYGKPGLSGPKGEKGHGGLPGLPGDKGDQGMVGLIGEPGLDGQPGPPGLQGPMGLPGKHGMPGQKGELGPQGPPGLPGLRGDQGPNGPSGKPGIPGEKGIPGPNGPIGKPGPKGEAGHIGLPGNPGLTGVPGPKGEIGFIGTPGPRGQSGIPGLQGPMGPMGPQGVPGLKGEPGLPGPQGLGKLGEKGAIGPQGPPGKPGPAGLNGNAGPPGPPGPPGPPGNGQTVVAGPTDSELEGDEVPGDRKGPAYSQVPLSASVAPAFTAILTTPFPPSAMPIKFDRTLYNGQNAYSSATGMFTAPLSGVYYFAYHMHVKGTSLWVALYKNNVPATYTYDEYKKGYMDQASGSAVLELKEGDQVWVQMPSDQANGLYSTEYIHSSFSGFLLCPT